In one window of Posidoniimonas corsicana DNA:
- the treZ gene encoding malto-oligosyltrehalose trehalohydrolase translates to MSTQHRRVLATDLDGTLIPLDGDEQNPHDLGVLADQLRTHDVSLVFVTGRHFESAFGAIEQFGLPAPETIVCDVGTSIFHREADGQFAPVAAYADHLGGLIAPLPIAELRERLSPVAGLRVQEDEKQGPFKLSYYSDADQLERLADQVQKRLDELGAPYSLIHSVDPFNNDGLLDLLPRGVSKAHALEWWIDRCGWSDQAVVFCGDSGNDYAALTAGYNAVVVANADRQLARRVHDAHRAAGWTNRLRLASGTASSGVLEGARWFGLIDPGPPPADAIGAVPVTSSTASFRVWAPTHETVGVQLDGGQRFELTKEPDGCFAGVGPAAPGDKYQYLLHGQTARPDPVSRRQPEGVHGPSEVVDANAFAWTDQTWTGVDKRDLVIYEMHPGAFTEEGTLRSAIARLPELVDLGVTAVEVMPVAQSPGKWNWGYDGVNLYAVTHNYGAPDDFRAFVDACHAAGLAVILDVVYNHLGPEGNYLSEFAPYFSRKHHTPWGAALNYDGRRSEHVRRFVVENALYWLRDLHLDGLRLDAVHFMHDDSQHTILDEIRVAVADFEQSAGRAVHLIGESNVYDERLLASVGGLKGYDAIWSDCLMHSIYTHASPDFKLTNREYHGAHNLREALDHGYLYESSQYVRVAREALGGDLPDRSYLPSLVTALQTHDSVGNHPEGKRIHQLASKEYQRSAAALMLLYPSIPLLFMGEESAVDAPFPFFADFHDRRLRRAVDKGRMAEYPHHDWKGAPLPSERQSFRMAKCHDPSLQDQAMRDWYRQLLALRKQGLAAGWLTPEAMSCAHDDSSHVFRLQYDSPAGGPTVLARLTPNHQPADPIELPIDGRVTHSSLPLDSESAGRVRLAPNHAVIVSR, encoded by the coding sequence ATGTCCACCCAACACCGCCGCGTGCTCGCCACGGATCTCGACGGCACCCTCATCCCCCTCGACGGCGATGAGCAAAACCCGCACGACCTCGGCGTCTTGGCCGACCAGCTGCGCACCCACGATGTCAGCCTGGTGTTCGTCACCGGGCGGCACTTCGAGTCGGCCTTCGGCGCGATTGAGCAGTTCGGCCTGCCGGCGCCCGAGACCATCGTGTGCGACGTTGGTACTTCCATCTTCCACCGCGAGGCCGACGGGCAGTTTGCCCCGGTCGCCGCGTACGCGGACCACCTGGGAGGGCTGATCGCGCCGCTGCCGATCGCCGAACTCCGTGAGCGGTTGTCCCCGGTCGCTGGGCTGCGGGTCCAGGAGGACGAGAAGCAGGGTCCATTCAAGCTGAGCTACTACTCCGACGCCGATCAGCTAGAGCGGCTCGCCGACCAGGTGCAGAAGCGGCTCGACGAGTTGGGCGCGCCCTACTCGCTGATCCACAGCGTCGACCCCTTCAACAACGACGGGCTGCTCGACCTCTTGCCGCGCGGCGTGTCGAAGGCCCACGCCCTCGAGTGGTGGATCGACCGGTGCGGGTGGAGCGACCAGGCCGTGGTGTTCTGCGGCGATTCCGGCAACGACTACGCGGCCCTGACCGCCGGCTACAACGCGGTGGTGGTTGCCAACGCGGACCGCCAGCTCGCCCGCCGCGTGCACGACGCGCACCGGGCCGCGGGCTGGACCAACCGGCTGCGGCTGGCGTCGGGAACCGCCAGCAGCGGCGTGCTGGAGGGCGCTCGTTGGTTTGGCTTGATCGACCCCGGGCCCCCGCCCGCCGACGCCATCGGCGCTGTGCCGGTGACCTCTTCCACGGCGTCGTTCCGCGTGTGGGCGCCGACGCACGAGACCGTCGGTGTGCAACTGGACGGCGGCCAGCGGTTCGAGCTCACCAAGGAGCCCGACGGCTGCTTCGCCGGCGTTGGTCCCGCCGCACCGGGCGACAAGTACCAGTACCTGCTGCACGGCCAGACCGCGCGACCCGACCCGGTTTCGCGCCGGCAGCCGGAAGGCGTGCACGGGCCGTCGGAGGTGGTCGACGCTAATGCGTTCGCGTGGACCGACCAGACCTGGACCGGCGTCGACAAACGCGACCTCGTGATCTACGAGATGCACCCCGGCGCGTTCACCGAAGAAGGGACCCTGCGGTCGGCGATCGCGCGGCTGCCGGAACTGGTCGACCTCGGCGTGACCGCGGTCGAGGTGATGCCGGTGGCCCAGTCACCCGGCAAGTGGAACTGGGGCTACGACGGCGTCAACCTGTACGCGGTCACGCACAACTACGGCGCCCCCGACGACTTCCGGGCATTTGTCGACGCGTGCCACGCCGCCGGCTTGGCGGTGATCCTGGACGTGGTCTACAACCACCTGGGCCCCGAGGGCAACTACCTGTCGGAGTTCGCTCCGTACTTCTCACGCAAGCACCACACGCCGTGGGGCGCCGCTCTCAACTACGACGGCCGCCGCAGCGAGCACGTGCGGCGGTTTGTCGTCGAGAACGCGCTGTACTGGCTCCGCGACCTGCACCTCGACGGCCTGCGGCTGGACGCGGTGCACTTCATGCACGACGACAGCCAGCACACCATCCTCGACGAGATCCGCGTCGCGGTGGCGGACTTCGAGCAGAGTGCCGGCCGCGCCGTGCACCTGATCGGCGAGTCGAACGTGTACGACGAGCGGCTGCTGGCCAGCGTCGGCGGCCTGAAGGGCTACGACGCCATCTGGTCCGACTGCCTGATGCACTCGATCTACACGCACGCCTCGCCCGACTTCAAGCTCACCAACCGCGAGTACCACGGCGCCCACAACCTCCGCGAGGCGCTCGACCACGGCTACCTGTACGAGAGCAGCCAGTACGTGCGCGTCGCCCGCGAGGCCCTGGGCGGCGACCTGCCCGACCGCTCCTACCTTCCATCGCTGGTCACCGCGCTGCAGACGCACGACTCGGTCGGCAACCACCCGGAGGGCAAGCGGATCCACCAGCTGGCGTCCAAGGAGTACCAGCGCTCGGCCGCCGCGCTGATGCTGCTGTACCCCAGCATCCCGCTGCTGTTCATGGGAGAGGAGTCGGCCGTGGACGCGCCGTTCCCGTTCTTCGCCGACTTCCACGACCGCCGCCTGCGTCGGGCCGTCGACAAGGGCCGCATGGCCGAGTACCCCCACCACGACTGGAAGGGCGCGCCGCTGCCGTCGGAACGCCAGTCGTTCCGCATGGCCAAGTGCCACGACCCGAGTCTGCAGGACCAGGCGATGCGCGACTGGTACCGCCAGCTGCTCGCGCTCCGCAAGCAGGGCCTGGCCGCCGGCTGGCTGACGCCCGAGGCCATGTCCTGCGCCCACGACGACTCGTCGCACGTGTTCCGCCTGCAGTACGACAGCCCTGCCGGCGGACCGACCGTGCTGGCCCGGCTCACGCCGAACCACCAGCCGGCCGACCCCATCGAGCTGCCCATCGACGGCCGCGTCACCCACTCCTCGCTGCCGCTGGACAGCGAATCCGCAGGCCGCGTACGACTGGCGCCGAACCATGCCGTGATAGTTAGCCGGTAG
- a CDS encoding amylosucrase, whose protein sequence is MTGLNNNGALDEISFKADLTLQRLRPRLEEHWRRTSMDEADRRSFDNRLAEHWPLLFKLLYRLYGDRYDFFYHIERVLLTAAGAWADRSDRLRETDLHRVNDPSWFLSEGVVGGAIYVDLFSENLGRLREQVPYFKSLGLTYLHLMPLFAVRPGDNDGGYAISNYRSVDPRLGTIDDLRLLAEELHANGISLVLDFVFNHTADDHEWAQLAQAGSREHQEFYYLFPDRTEPDRYEQSLREVFPTVRRGNFTWHDGMQQWVWTTFNNFQWDLNYSNPAVFRAMLEEMFFIANTGVDILRLDAVAFIWKRLGTNCENQPEAHMLIQAFNRLARIATPGLLFKSEAIVHPDEVVRYISPKECQISYNPTLMALLWESLATRRVRLLRQTLSHRHKLPEQTSWVNYLRCHDDIGWTFDDADAAAIGVNAYDHRRFLNDFYTGQFPGSFARGVPFQENPQTGDMRISGTMASLAGLEQAIDEDDEEKKELALKRMLLLHGVTLSIGGIPLLYLGEEWGMLNDYEFANDPAKAGDTRWIHRPKMQWEFLDELDDHIASGNGSIRTRIFTTMQRMIKLRKESPALSGQAMDLIGTSNDHVLGYVRRFEGHRLVVLANFSEEEQVIDGNKLRTAAIGRFFQDEISGATYPTSDPMRLGAYQILWLKSV, encoded by the coding sequence ATGACAGGATTGAATAACAACGGCGCCCTCGATGAGATCTCCTTCAAGGCAGACCTGACCCTACAGCGGCTGCGTCCGCGGCTGGAAGAGCACTGGCGGCGGACCTCGATGGACGAGGCCGACCGGCGGTCGTTCGACAACCGCCTGGCCGAGCACTGGCCGCTGCTGTTCAAGCTGCTGTACCGCCTGTACGGGGATCGCTACGACTTCTTCTACCACATCGAGCGGGTGCTGCTGACCGCCGCCGGAGCCTGGGCCGACCGCTCGGACCGGCTCCGCGAGACCGACCTGCACCGCGTCAACGACCCCTCCTGGTTCCTGTCCGAGGGCGTGGTCGGCGGGGCGATCTACGTCGACCTGTTCAGCGAGAACCTCGGTCGGCTCCGCGAGCAGGTGCCGTACTTCAAGTCGCTGGGCCTAACCTACCTGCACCTGATGCCGCTGTTCGCCGTCCGCCCCGGCGACAACGACGGCGGCTACGCCATCAGCAACTACCGGTCGGTCGACCCGCGGCTCGGCACCATCGACGACCTCCGCCTGCTGGCCGAGGAGCTGCACGCCAACGGCATCTCGCTGGTCCTCGACTTCGTATTCAACCACACCGCCGACGACCACGAGTGGGCCCAACTGGCGCAGGCCGGCAGCCGCGAGCACCAGGAGTTCTACTACCTGTTCCCGGACCGCACCGAGCCCGACCGCTATGAGCAGTCGCTCCGCGAGGTGTTCCCCACCGTCCGCCGTGGCAACTTTACCTGGCACGACGGCATGCAGCAGTGGGTCTGGACCACCTTCAACAACTTCCAGTGGGACCTGAACTACAGCAACCCCGCCGTGTTCCGGGCGATGCTGGAAGAGATGTTCTTCATCGCCAACACGGGCGTAGACATCCTGCGGCTGGACGCGGTCGCGTTCATCTGGAAGCGGCTGGGCACGAACTGCGAGAACCAGCCCGAGGCCCACATGCTAATCCAGGCGTTCAACCGCCTGGCGCGGATCGCGACGCCCGGCCTGCTGTTCAAGTCCGAAGCGATCGTCCACCCCGACGAGGTTGTCCGTTACATCAGCCCCAAGGAGTGCCAGATCTCCTACAACCCGACGCTCATGGCGTTGCTGTGGGAGTCGCTCGCGACGCGGAGGGTGAGGCTGCTCAGGCAGACGCTTTCGCACCGGCACAAGTTGCCCGAGCAGACCTCGTGGGTCAACTACCTCCGCTGCCACGACGACATCGGCTGGACCTTCGACGACGCCGACGCCGCAGCGATCGGGGTCAACGCGTACGACCACCGCCGGTTCCTCAACGACTTCTACACCGGGCAGTTCCCGGGCTCGTTCGCCCGTGGGGTCCCGTTCCAGGAGAACCCGCAGACCGGCGACATGCGGATCTCCGGCACGATGGCGTCGCTCGCGGGCCTGGAGCAGGCCATCGACGAAGACGACGAAGAAAAGAAGGAACTCGCCCTCAAGCGGATGCTGCTGCTGCACGGCGTGACGCTCAGCATCGGCGGCATCCCCCTGCTCTACCTGGGCGAGGAGTGGGGCATGCTGAACGACTACGAGTTCGCCAATGACCCCGCCAAGGCGGGCGACACCCGCTGGATCCACCGCCCCAAGATGCAGTGGGAGTTCCTCGACGAGCTGGACGACCACATCGCGTCGGGGAACGGCTCGATCCGCACCCGCATCTTCACGACCATGCAGCGGATGATTAAGCTGCGCAAGGAGTCGCCGGCCCTGTCGGGGCAGGCCATGGACCTGATCGGCACCTCAAACGACCACGTGCTAGGGTACGTGCGTCGATTCGAGGGGCACCGCCTGGTGGTGCTGGCCAATTTCTCCGAAGAGGAGCAGGTGATCGACGGCAACAAGCTCCGCACCGCGGCGATCGGCAGGTTCTTCCAGGACGAGATCTCCGGCGCCACCTACCCCACCAGCGACCCGATGCGGCTGGGCGCCTACCAGATCCTCTGGCTCAAGAGCGTCTGA
- a CDS encoding HAD-IIB family hydrolase — protein sequence MENSLEIVEAPESPSVSDQFEPAPLPFTRPGKLKVTLISLHGLIRAHDPQLGYDADTGGQIKYVLELARCLANQPQVGGVELMTRQIIDPSIDDSYAQLEEPICDGAKIVRIPFGPKRYLKKESLWPYIDIFVDQALQHFKRRGLPAIIHGHYADAGLAGAQLARLLHIPFVFTGHSLGRVKKQRLSLGKGPSDSLESKYKFNARVEAEETALETAAMIVTSTNQEVQQQYEIYDHYVPSRMEVIPPGVDLQAFWPAGEDWERPAIADELDRFLTEPDKPIILTLARPDERKNLEKLVQVYGESPDLQEKANLVLILGTRDDIRDLPKPQQQVLTNILHAIDRYDLYGKVAYPKTHATGDVPDLYRLAAKSKGVFINPALTEPFGLTLLEAGATGLPIIATNDGGPQDIIANCRNGLLVDPLDGGAIERALLRSLTEPELWEEWSANGVKGAREHYSWDKHASRYLRDLTDILNHSPPPLLSRKSASRRLPEFDRLIITDLDNTLTGDDESLRQFIDLMQENDHVGLGIDTGRTLDSAMGLIEELHLPRPDLIVTDCGTRLHYGEHLTPDRSWGRAIGYAWNCQAVRNVLDELPGLYPQDESHQSEFKISYEVDPAVAPKISVIKKTLREAGLRAKVIMSLGMYLDVIPVRGGSDMSMRHILWKWSFAPEDVLVAGDSGNDAGMLLGRSLGIVVGNHSSELNRLKNRPRIYFAKAEHAAGILEGIEYYNFLDQLVIPNDRIE from the coding sequence ATGGAAAACAGCCTAGAGATTGTGGAAGCTCCTGAATCCCCTAGCGTCTCGGACCAATTCGAGCCGGCGCCGCTGCCGTTCACGCGGCCCGGCAAGCTCAAGGTAACCCTGATCAGCCTCCACGGACTGATCCGCGCCCACGACCCGCAGCTTGGGTACGACGCCGACACCGGCGGGCAGATCAAGTACGTGCTCGAACTGGCGCGCTGCCTGGCCAACCAGCCCCAGGTCGGCGGTGTCGAGTTGATGACCCGTCAGATCATCGATCCGTCGATCGACGACTCTTACGCCCAGCTCGAGGAGCCGATCTGCGACGGAGCGAAGATCGTGCGGATCCCCTTCGGTCCCAAGCGGTACCTAAAGAAGGAGTCGCTGTGGCCGTACATCGACATATTCGTCGATCAGGCGCTGCAGCACTTCAAGCGGCGCGGGCTGCCGGCCATCATTCACGGCCACTACGCCGACGCGGGGCTCGCCGGTGCGCAGCTCGCGCGACTGCTGCACATTCCCTTTGTGTTTACGGGGCACTCGCTGGGCAGGGTGAAGAAGCAGCGATTGTCGCTCGGCAAGGGGCCGTCCGACTCGCTGGAATCGAAGTACAAATTCAACGCGCGCGTCGAGGCCGAGGAGACCGCCCTCGAAACCGCTGCGATGATTGTCACTAGCACCAACCAAGAGGTGCAGCAGCAGTACGAGATCTACGACCACTACGTCCCCTCGCGGATGGAGGTGATCCCACCCGGCGTCGACCTCCAAGCGTTCTGGCCCGCCGGGGAGGACTGGGAGCGGCCCGCGATCGCCGACGAGCTCGATCGGTTCCTGACCGAGCCCGACAAGCCCATCATCCTCACGCTGGCGAGGCCGGACGAGCGGAAGAACCTTGAGAAGCTCGTGCAGGTGTACGGCGAGAGCCCGGACCTGCAGGAGAAGGCCAACCTGGTGCTCATCCTTGGCACGCGCGACGACATCCGCGACCTGCCCAAGCCGCAGCAGCAAGTGCTTACGAATATCCTGCACGCCATCGACCGGTACGACCTGTACGGCAAGGTCGCCTACCCGAAGACGCACGCCACCGGCGACGTTCCCGACCTGTACCGCCTGGCCGCCAAGTCGAAGGGCGTGTTTATCAATCCTGCGCTGACCGAGCCCTTTGGCCTGACGCTGCTCGAGGCGGGCGCCACGGGGTTGCCCATCATCGCCACCAACGACGGCGGCCCCCAGGACATCATCGCCAACTGCCGCAATGGGCTGCTGGTCGACCCGCTGGACGGCGGCGCCATTGAGCGGGCCCTGCTGCGGTCGCTGACCGAGCCAGAGCTGTGGGAGGAGTGGTCCGCTAACGGAGTGAAAGGGGCCCGCGAGCACTACTCGTGGGACAAGCACGCCAGCCGCTACCTGCGTGACCTGACCGATATCCTCAACCACTCGCCTCCGCCGCTGCTGTCCCGCAAGTCGGCCTCTCGGCGGCTGCCGGAGTTCGACCGGCTGATCATCACCGATCTCGACAACACCCTGACCGGGGACGACGAGTCGCTGCGGCAGTTCATCGACCTGATGCAGGAGAACGACCACGTCGGGCTCGGGATCGACACGGGCCGCACGCTGGACAGCGCGATGGGCCTGATCGAGGAGCTCCACCTGCCCCGCCCCGACCTGATCGTGACCGACTGCGGCACCCGGCTCCACTACGGCGAGCACCTTACGCCCGACCGCAGCTGGGGACGCGCGATCGGCTACGCCTGGAACTGCCAGGCGGTGCGCAACGTGCTGGACGAGCTGCCCGGGCTGTACCCGCAGGACGAGAGCCACCAGTCGGAATTCAAGATCAGCTACGAGGTGGACCCGGCCGTCGCCCCCAAGATCAGTGTAATCAAGAAAACCCTCCGAGAGGCGGGGCTGCGTGCTAAGGTTATCATGTCCTTGGGCATGTACCTGGATGTGATCCCCGTGCGCGGCGGCAGCGACATGTCGATGCGGCACATCCTGTGGAAGTGGAGCTTCGCGCCTGAGGACGTGCTGGTCGCCGGCGACTCCGGCAACGACGCCGGCATGCTGCTGGGGCGGTCGCTGGGGATCGTGGTCGGGAACCACAGCTCGGAGCTGAACCGCCTGAAGAATCGGCCCAGGATCTACTTCGCCAAGGCGGAGCACGCCGCGGGAATCCTTGAGGGGATTGAGTACTACAACTTTTTGGATCAGCTAGTCATCCCCAATGACAGGATTGAATAA
- a CDS encoding type II secretion system protein GspD has product MPASRSNKNSGRAAGAGSPILLAVAVLCAGAAGYWARYSAPHVQSRAASPTGDDLVPLPLPIDMSAPAIAIKSPKESVEQAVEWRETPLSNTVTNASTDRYLFAQAPAVGNQVGDEWSGPDVLPTPSQVSPPDAVPPPAEPTPRRLVLPLDQPGKFDGSVQTSNGMVSVAVRQAPLHSVLSLLAKQQGLSIVASSSLTQPVTVTLQPTTLENALDALLSVAGCTWTSRNGVIYVTEMSKDSASSPFFQGREVRVFTLNYAAADDLEKVVTGLLSPVGKVFIRQLNPADNLRTAEQIVVEDLPPFIERVADYIAQADQAPRQVMIEARILQVRLGKDKDHGVNFDALTRMSGARVHLWTKGFADEEGPGMVFTVDGTDFNNVIDCLTNTVDAKTLASPKTLVVNGQQSKIQIGRRLGYFVTTTTQTSTLQDVRFLDVGVVLHVTPTITADGRVLMQVAPKVSSGDINPTTTLPEEETTEVETSVIVPDGHGIIIGGLIQEFDADRQSKLSGLGDLWVVGRLFQSRQVERERHEVIVALLPRIVDCSSCEDADELDRARSPLLEPHLAPAFRPWEPALPDAAHRPLWSVRKGGKSGSACVVEPSLPQVGSEQLPHPVSAPAAEGLAYPEPVRLPAVE; this is encoded by the coding sequence ATGCCTGCAAGTAGATCCAACAAGAACAGCGGCCGTGCCGCGGGCGCCGGCAGTCCAATCCTGCTGGCGGTTGCCGTCCTGTGCGCTGGGGCGGCCGGCTACTGGGCAAGATACTCTGCTCCACACGTTCAATCGCGGGCGGCGTCGCCAACCGGCGATGACCTGGTCCCTTTACCGCTGCCGATCGATATGTCGGCGCCCGCCATCGCAATTAAGTCGCCTAAGGAGTCGGTTGAGCAGGCGGTCGAATGGCGGGAGACGCCGCTAAGCAATACGGTCACCAACGCTTCAACCGATCGGTACCTCTTCGCCCAGGCGCCGGCGGTCGGTAATCAGGTCGGCGATGAGTGGTCCGGGCCGGACGTGCTGCCCACGCCGTCCCAAGTATCGCCACCAGATGCCGTTCCACCGCCGGCTGAGCCAACACCACGGCGGCTCGTGCTGCCGCTCGACCAGCCTGGCAAGTTCGACGGATCGGTACAGACATCCAACGGAATGGTGTCGGTCGCGGTCCGCCAAGCGCCGCTGCACTCGGTGCTGTCTCTGCTCGCGAAGCAGCAGGGCTTGAGCATCGTGGCGAGCAGCTCGCTAACCCAGCCGGTCACGGTGACGCTGCAGCCCACCACCCTCGAGAACGCGCTGGACGCACTGCTTTCGGTCGCCGGCTGCACGTGGACCAGCCGCAATGGCGTTATCTACGTGACGGAGATGAGCAAGGACTCTGCCTCCAGCCCGTTCTTCCAGGGACGCGAGGTCCGAGTGTTCACACTCAACTACGCCGCGGCGGATGACCTGGAAAAGGTGGTCACTGGCCTACTCTCTCCCGTGGGGAAGGTGTTCATCCGGCAGTTGAACCCCGCCGACAACCTCCGCACTGCCGAGCAGATTGTGGTGGAGGACCTGCCGCCGTTCATTGAACGGGTCGCGGACTATATTGCTCAGGCCGACCAGGCGCCGCGGCAGGTAATGATCGAGGCCCGCATCCTGCAGGTGCGGCTCGGCAAGGACAAGGACCACGGCGTCAACTTCGACGCCCTGACCCGCATGAGCGGGGCGCGCGTTCACCTGTGGACCAAAGGGTTCGCCGACGAAGAGGGCCCCGGCATGGTGTTTACCGTGGACGGGACCGACTTCAACAACGTGATCGATTGCCTCACGAACACGGTCGACGCAAAGACGCTCGCCTCTCCGAAGACGCTGGTGGTCAACGGCCAACAGTCGAAGATCCAGATCGGCCGCCGCCTAGGCTACTTTGTTACAACCACCACGCAGACCAGCACGCTGCAGGATGTGAGGTTCCTCGACGTCGGCGTGGTGCTGCACGTCACCCCGACGATCACCGCGGATGGGCGGGTGCTCATGCAGGTTGCTCCTAAGGTCTCCAGCGGCGATATCAACCCCACCACCACGCTCCCTGAAGAAGAGACCACCGAGGTCGAGACCTCGGTTATCGTGCCAGACGGCCACGGGATCATCATCGGCGGGCTCATACAGGAGTTCGACGCCGACCGGCAGAGCAAGCTCAGCGGGCTGGGCGACCTGTGGGTGGTAGGGCGGCTTTTCCAGAGCCGGCAGGTCGAACGCGAACGTCACGAGGTGATCGTGGCGCTGCTTCCGCGGATTGTCGATTGCTCCTCCTGCGAAGACGCCGACGAACTCGACCGCGCCCGCTCGCCTCTGCTCGAGCCGCATCTAGCCCCGGCGTTCCGCCCCTGGGAACCCGCGCTGCCTGACGCCGCCCACCGGCCGCTGTGGTCCGTGCGGAAGGGGGGAAAATCCGGCTCGGCCTGCGTGGTCGAACCGAGTCTTCCTCAGGTGGGTAGTGAACAGCTGCCGCACCCCGTGTCGGCGCCGGCAGCGGAGGGGCTCGCGTACCCCGAACCGGTGCGACTGCCCGCCGTCGAGTAG
- a CDS encoding type IV pilus modification PilV family protein → MNAVRHPQVSRRSGFTLLEAAICSLLVGLVFVGALRCVGATITGRMDNVDRARAMLLAQHLASEIHTQAYTEPSGSWWFGTDSGESTNNRMTLDDVDDYSGLSETPPKNMLGTTAKNGDGWTRSVQVWYVDRDDPDAFTIFDQGVKRIVVTVSRDGQTLAQLVTLKCDL, encoded by the coding sequence ATGAACGCCGTACGTCACCCCCAAGTTTCGCGTCGCAGCGGATTCACGCTGCTCGAGGCAGCGATCTGCTCGCTGCTGGTCGGGCTGGTGTTCGTCGGCGCGCTACGCTGCGTAGGCGCGACGATTACTGGACGGATGGACAATGTCGACAGGGCGCGGGCGATGCTGCTCGCGCAGCACTTGGCGTCCGAAATCCACACCCAGGCGTACACCGAGCCAAGTGGGAGTTGGTGGTTCGGAACCGACTCCGGAGAGTCTACCAACAACCGCATGACGCTCGACGACGTGGACGACTACTCCGGCCTGTCCGAGACGCCGCCCAAGAACATGCTCGGAACCACCGCGAAGAATGGCGACGGATGGACCCGGTCGGTGCAGGTGTGGTACGTCGACCGGGACGACCCCGACGCATTCACCATCTTTGACCAGGGCGTCAAGCGGATCGTCGTCACCGTCAGCCGTGACGGGCAAACGCTGGCGCAGCTTGTAACGCTGAAGTGTGACCTGTAG
- a CDS encoding PulJ/GspJ family protein, whose translation MTNPPPSTRRGMSLVELSVAMLIAAVLLAGMSAPLRIALEASDDDATPERAALQSAKAVADFANEFQYAIDITEQQPRSCTFTVADRGDADSAVESIRYAWSNVPGAPLTRSVNGEDAAVVVEDVQTLQFSYYVTGDTVNYVRYWIQCGADSRAAMESIVRPMNPAE comes from the coding sequence ATGACCAATCCGCCGCCTTCCACTCGCCGAGGCATGTCGCTGGTCGAGTTGTCCGTCGCGATGCTCATAGCGGCCGTGCTCCTCGCGGGCATGTCCGCGCCATTGCGCATCGCGCTCGAAGCGAGTGACGATGACGCTACCCCGGAGCGGGCTGCCCTGCAGTCTGCCAAGGCGGTTGCCGACTTCGCCAACGAGTTCCAGTACGCCATCGACATCACCGAGCAGCAGCCCCGGTCGTGCACGTTTACTGTCGCCGACCGCGGCGACGCCGATTCGGCGGTCGAGTCTATCCGCTACGCCTGGTCAAACGTTCCCGGGGCGCCGTTGACGCGATCCGTTAACGGTGAGGATGCAGCGGTCGTCGTCGAGGACGTGCAAACGCTCCAGTTCTCCTACTACGTAACCGGCGACACGGTGAACTACGTTCGGTACTGGATCCAGTGCGGCGCGGACAGCCGTGCAGCGATGGAGTCGATCGTCCGCCCGATGAACCCAGCCGAATGA
- a CDS encoding GspH/FimT family pseudopilin, with translation MPSTAARQTAPCRRAATYVDAVIMVFVVGILAAVTTPRFVDSLNRQRSLAAAERVRADLEYARSAAMARSRSVTVSFDVASSTCQVSEVQGLRQSSEAYATSLADTPYSASLVSADFDGASQVVFDQFGEPDAAGAVVVQAGTFQTTVSVDDGTGRATLP, from the coding sequence ATGCCCTCTACCGCAGCACGCCAGACCGCACCCTGCCGCCGCGCCGCCACCTACGTCGACGCCGTGATCATGGTGTTCGTCGTGGGGATCCTGGCCGCGGTTACGACGCCGCGATTCGTCGATAGCCTCAACCGCCAGCGCAGTCTTGCCGCCGCTGAGCGTGTGCGAGCGGACCTGGAGTACGCTCGTTCGGCCGCCATGGCCCGCAGCCGCAGCGTGACGGTGTCATTCGATGTCGCGTCCAGCACGTGCCAGGTGTCCGAGGTGCAGGGCCTGCGGCAGTCGTCGGAAGCCTATGCGACGAGTCTCGCCGATACGCCCTACTCCGCCTCGCTTGTGTCGGCGGACTTCGACGGCGCCTCCCAGGTGGTGTTCGACCAGTTTGGCGAACCCGACGCGGCGGGCGCCGTCGTTGTTCAGGCGGGGACTTTTCAGACCACGGTTAGTGTTGACGACGGCACAGGGAGGGCAACCCTGCCATGA